In Alkalispirochaeta americana, the genomic window ATGCCTGCCAGGTGTCCCCCGACGGAAGGTGGCGCAGCATCTCGGCAGTTTTTGGAGTGGGGGAGATCTGTTCTCCCCTCTTCCTGGACGTGGAAACCAGTGGTCTTTCGGGAGGTTCCGGGAGCGTTGCCTTTCTCACGGGGCTGGGGCGATTCGTGGGAACAAAGGATGGGGAAGACGATCGCCCCCGGCTACGGGTGGAGCAGCTCTTTTTGGCCGATCTTGGAGCCGAGACGGCCTACACCGGTGAACTTCACCGCCTCATCGGCGATAATCCCTGTTATGTCACGTATAATGGCGCTTCTTTTGATATTCCCGTTTTGCGCACCCGGGCGATCATGACCAGAAGAAATCTCCCCGAAGCGCGTCATCTGGACCTTCTCCCGATCACGCGCCGTCTCTTTTCGCCCGTGATTGGTTCCTGCCGTCTTTCTGCGGTGGAAGAGCGGGTTCTGGGGGTGCAACGGGATGAGGACATCCCCGGCAGTCAGGTTCCCGAGCGCTATCAGGAGTATCTTCGCCGGGGCGATCCCCGGGGAATTGCTCCCGTTCTGGCCCATCATTTCTACGATATTCTGCACCTGGCGCTTCTGGCAGTGCACCTGAACGGGCTTTTTTGTTGCCGGACCCCTTCTTCTGCCACAGGCGAGACGACCGATCTCTCTTCAGGATGTCAGGAGACGCTCCCGGTTGTTGCCGACGAGGCGGCGCGACTTCGCTTGCTCTGGGAAAGAGGAAGTCCTTCAGACCGGGATCGGGCAGCATTCCGGGTTCGGCATCTTCTCGCCTGTCCCGGAAGCTCTTCCGGCAGGGCCCGGGAAAAGCTGGCGGAGCTCCAGATTCGGATCGCCCGAAGCCGAAAGGACTGGCCCGGTCAGGAGGCGGCGCTGCGCCTTCTTCACCGCTATCGGGGCAGCCGGGAAGACGCCGTGGCTCTTGCCAAGTTTCTGGAACATCGTCAGGGCCGTTTCGACGAGGCTTTGCAGGTGGTAAGCGCTGCGGCAGACCGATGGGGC contains:
- a CDS encoding ribonuclease H-like domain-containing protein — translated: MGDLYERLRRIREQQRRGATLPGGSGSSPPEGPVTLRRKSVTGGAPGPGWEERAPGVFYRSLPGELPRSHACQVSPDGRWRSISAVFGVGEICSPLFLDVETSGLSGGSGSVAFLTGLGRFVGTKDGEDDRPRLRVEQLFLADLGAETAYTGELHRLIGDNPCYVTYNGASFDIPVLRTRAIMTRRNLPEARHLDLLPITRRLFSPVIGSCRLSAVEERVLGVQRDEDIPGSQVPERYQEYLRRGDPRGIAPVLAHHFYDILHLALLAVHLNGLFCCRTPSSATGETTDLSSGCQETLPVVADEAARLRLLWERGSPSDRDRAAFRVRHLLACPGSSSGRAREKLAELQIRIARSRKDWPGQEAALRLLHRYRGSREDAVALAKFLEHRQGRFDEALQVVSAAADRWGRDASLEHRMARLLRKKARYDGPSRISPG